GTTTATTTTATGATACTATTAAAGGCGGAGACTTTAGAGCACGCGAGTCTAATGTTTATAGACTAGCCCAGCTTAGTAGTAATATTATTGATCAAGCTGTCGCACAAGGCGTGCCTTTTGCCAGAGAATACAGTGGTTATTTAGCTAATCGCTCATTTGGAGGCACTCAAGTTTCACGTACTTTTTATGCGCGTGGACAAACGGGTCAGCAACTTCTGCTCGGTGCTTATCAGGCGCATAGTCGCCAACTAGAAAACGATAATGTTACTCATCAGTCTAGATCAGAAATGTTAGAACTTATTATGGTTGATGATCAAGCACGTGGTGTTGTGGTTAGGGATTTAGTGAGCGGAGAAATTTCTGCACATACCGCAGATTGTGTTGTGTTGTGCACAGGTGGTTATAGCAATGTTTTCTATCTATCAACAAATGCTAAGGGTTGTAATACGTCAGCAACATGGCGCGCTTACAAGAAGGGTGCATACTTTGCCAACCCTAGTTTTACTCAAATTCATCCAACTTGCATTCCACCTACAGGTGAAAACCAATCTAAGCTTACTTTAATGAGTGAATCTTTGCGCAACGATGGACGCATTTGGGCACCTAAAAATACCGCTGATTGTACAAAAAATCCGGCTGATATCAAAGAAGAGGATAGAGATTATTTCTTGGAGAGAATGTACCCAGCATTTGCTAATCTAGCGCCAAGAGATGTGGCATCTCGCGCTGCTAAAGTTATTTGTGACAAAGGTCTTGGTGTTGGTAGTAAGATTCAAGGAAAGCGCTTAGGTGTTTACCTAGATTTCAGTGTTATCATTGAAAAATTAGGCCTAGATGCTGTAGCAGCAAAATATGGTAATTTATTTGACATGTATTCAAGCATTACTGGTGAAGATCCTTATCAAACACCTATGAAGATTTACCCAGCACCACACTACACCATGGGTGGATTGTGGGTAGATTACAATTTGATGACAACTGTAGAGGGTTTGTTTGCAGGTGGAGAGGCGAACTTCTCTGATCATGGTGCAAACCGATTGGGTGCTTCTGCATTAATGCAGGG
The sequence above is a segment of the Candidatus Thioglobus sp. genome. Coding sequences within it:
- a CDS encoding fumarate reductase/succinate dehydrogenase flavoprotein subunit; translated protein: LFYDTIKGGDFRARESNVYRLAQLSSNIIDQAVAQGVPFAREYSGYLANRSFGGTQVSRTFYARGQTGQQLLLGAYQAHSRQLENDNVTHQSRSEMLELIMVDDQARGVVVRDLVSGEISAHTADCVVLCTGGYSNVFYLSTNAKGCNTSATWRAYKKGAYFANPSFTQIHPTCIPPTGENQSKLTLMSESLRNDGRIWAPKNTADCTKNPADIKEEDRDYFLERMYPAFANLAPRDVASRAAKVICDKGLGVGSKIQGKRLGVYLDFSVIIEKLGLDAVAAKYGNLFDMYSSITGEDPYQTPMKIYPAPHYTMGGLWVDYNLMTTVEGLFAGGEANFSDHGANRLGASALMQGLADGYFILPKTVANYLAKNTLTEVDNDHPQVVQSLKAVKDRIQNLMNAPQPKHSPEYFHQKLGGILWDACGMSREADRLKQAIDEISELEEQFWQNIKVTGVDNNLNQTLERAGRVVDFIELGKLMCQDALMREESCGAHARTEYLTEGGEAKRDDSEFSFVGAWEFMSEQPKLHKEDLNYEFIEPTVRNYK